The following coding sequences lie in one Lolium perenne isolate Kyuss_39 chromosome 2, Kyuss_2.0, whole genome shotgun sequence genomic window:
- the LOC127333795 gene encoding transcription factor PCF6, whose amino-acid sequence MELSAVELGNGRKRARPEPDHQGDEHGEAKRLALVPWPPHQQNPSSRIYRVSRGSGGKDRHSKVYTAKGIRDRRVRLSVATAIQFYDLQDRLGYDQPSKAVEWLIKAAAAAIDKLPSLDATAFPNHPASANNTKPREQPAPAAAHPDADADASHLQQQLTRSGCSSTSETSKGSVLSLSRPDSRVKARERARERSASVKDKDARDDSLVARRAPASAQAASFTELLTGLAAAAATPPVADHKQHTSSSWQHMTASATADYLGFTRKPGHGGMPHTFASPAPHLANIAMAPPHHFTLTPAGQQQPEMTHFSFLQDHFMPAHAAAPAHGGPAGVDYNLNFSMSSGLVGVNSRGTLQSNSQPHLSSHHHHQQQQLQRLDAPHIPFLFSPAVTVASPAETHFTAAAAALQLWDGFRHSDIKDKGKN is encoded by the coding sequence ATGGAGCTCAGCGCCGTCGAGCTCGGCAACGGCCGCAAGCGGGCCCGCCCGGAACCGGACCACCAGGGCGACGAGCACGGCGAGGCCAAGAGGCTGGCCCTCGTCCCGTGGCCGCCGCACCAGCAGAACCCCTCCTCGCGGATCTACCGCGTCTCAAGGGGCTCCGGCGGCAAGGACCGCCACAGCAAGGTCTACACGGCCAAGGGCATCCGCGACCGACGCGTCCGCCTCTCCGTCGCCACCGCCATCCAGTTCTACGACCTGCAGGACCGCCTCGGATACGACCAGCCTAGCAAGGCCGTCGAGTGGCTCATCAAGGCCGCCGCTGCCGCTATCGACAAGCTACCTTCGCTCGACGCTACCGCCTTCCCCAACCACCCGGCCTCCGCCAACAACACCAAGCCCAGAGAACAAcctgctcctgctgctgctcaCCCGGACGCCGACGCCGACGCCTCGCACCTCCAGCAGCAGCTCACGAGATCGGGCTGCAGCAGCACGTCCGAGACAAGCAAGGGCTCCGTCCTCTCGCTCTCGCGCCCCGACAGCCGGGTCAAGGCCAGGGAGCGGGCGCGCGAGCGGAGCGCCTCCGTGAAGGACAAGGACGCCCGCGACGACTCCCTCGTCGCCCGACGCGCCCCCGCCTCCGCGCAGGCCGCCTCCTTCACCGAGCTGCTCACCGGGTTGGCGGCCGCCGCCGCAACCCCACCCGTCGCCGACCACAAGCAGCACACCTCGAGCTCCTGGCAGCACATGACCGCGTCCGCCACCGCCGACTACCTCGGCTTCACCCGGAAACCCGGCCACGGCGGGATGCCCCACACCTTCGCCTCCCCGGCCCCGCACCTCGCCAACatcgccatggcgccgccgcaCCACTTCACCCTCACACCTGCCGGCCAGCAGCAGCCGGAGATGACGCACTTCTCCTTCCTGCAGGACCACTTCATGCCCGCCCACGCTGCGGCGCCCGCGCACGGTGGTCCGGCAGGAGTAGACTACAATCTCAACTTCTCCATGTCCTCGGGTCTTGTGGGCGTCAATAGTAGGGGGACCCTTCAGTCCAATTCGCAGCCGCACCTCtccagccaccaccaccaccagcagcagcagctccagaGGCTGGATGCTCCGCACATACCCTTCCTCTTCAGCCCCGCCGTCACGGTCGCCTCGCCGGCGGAGACCCacttcaccgccgccgccgccgcattgCAGCTCTGGGACGGCTTCAGGCACTCCGACATCAAGGACAAGGGCAAGAACTGA